One window of Dermacentor albipictus isolate Rhodes 1998 colony chromosome 9, USDA_Dalb.pri_finalv2, whole genome shotgun sequence genomic DNA carries:
- the LOC139049542 gene encoding neprilysin-1-like isoform X2, with protein MHYLPRLRKIVTRKKKLKPQLTRPPQPLDFYTERTRASMASCAAPIEPSRPFEHGLRRQMIRERVAAAVVVPEELRHWADDFPWRRAMYAAIVAAVIVGVCAAALIVAQKVEVEPRICDEDCMLYTKLLNESMDWSVDPCQDFYRFVCGRWKHKSSVRDRISYRFIQEVANIARHEDVPAEGQTAAQKAARLFKSCEDIVTQDTDYVPRIRGYMRDANLHWPEHPETREIESVDVFRSILELNDKWGWPCLLDLTADYVSDSTFEVFARPTRGLDQFQFHAATLGVGSPAHRTYFDALYAHYGGGVLNGVTFEEMLSYEHDIMLPLLEAYHAPPRRYVFERNHSDTSGTWERWTSDIEDFYGLTGNERIEIATSHHEYFKLLIELIKTKETIVELIIGWMAVQFTARFANRQLIANHYNTLEGAEEFHRKGCFAFASYLMGAALFLPFLERVYTEPVRTDARRIAREVRRVVYQRLERATYPWAELDVAFKYMEIARMDDIEARFSQYPDMEASFVKNLRDAIKAYRRADMKAIGGMLQPWVLESHFYHPNIRRDRFDYALKPSILMTPMYHMTAPTAVRLGTFGVEVAKATVVSYMELRFQGHGTDPLDRFQLCFFGMEDKQRKGEPTPQWISLMETNVVDSVALDVALMVLKLVPSFDEERLQDVPLTGHQLFYVVHCYTLCAEENGTALCNGPLKHKEDFANVFSCPPYSNMRSEECPGF; from the exons ATGCACTACCTGCCACGTCTGCGCAAGATCGTCACCAGAAAGAAGAAGCTAAAGCCCCAG CTGACGAGGCCGCCCCAGCCGCTGGACTTCTACACGGAGAGGACCAGAGCCTCGATGGCATCGTGTGCGGCGCCCATAGAGCCTTCGCGACCCTTCGAACATGGACTGAGGCGCCAGATGATACGCGAGCGTGTGGCCGCGGCAGTAGTCGTGCCCGAGGAACTGCGCCACTGGGCAGATGACTTTCCGTGGCGCCGTGCGATGTACGCGGCCATCGTCGCGGCGGTCATCGTGGGCGTGTGCGCGGCGGCGCTGATCGTGGCCCAGAAGGTGGAGGTCGAACCGCGCATCTGCGACGAGGACTGCATGTTGTACACCAAG CTACTCAACGAAAGCATGGACTGGTCGGTGGATCCTTGCCAAGACTTCTACCGCTTCGTGTGTGGCCGCTGGAAGCACAAGTCGTCGGTGCGCGACCGCATTAGCTACCGCTTCATCCAAGAGGTTGCCAACATCGCCAG ACACGAGGACGTCCCGGCTGAGGGCCAGACAGCGGCGCAGAAGGCGGCACGGCTCTTCAAGTCATGCGAAGACATCGTGACGCAGGACACGGACTACGTGCCACGCATCCGCGGATACATGCGCGACGCCAACCTGCACTGGCCGGAGCACCCCGAGACACGGGAGATCGAGTCGGTGGACGTGTTTCGCAGCATTCTTGAACTCAACGACAAGTGGGGGTGGCCCTGCCTGCTAGACTTGACCGCCGACTACGTCAGCGATAGCACGTTTGAG GTCTTCGCACGTCCTACCAGAGGCCTTGATCAGTTCCAGTTCCACGCGGCGACGCTTGGCGTGGGGTCGCCAGCCCATCGGACGTACTTCGATGCGCTGTATGCCCACTATGGTGGAGGCGTCCTGAATGGCGTCACCTTCGAAGAGATGCTCAGTTACGAGCACGACATCATGCTGCCGCTGCTAGAAGCGTACCACGCCCCGCCCAGGAGATATGTGTTCGAGAGGAATCACTCGGATACCTCGGGAACGTGGGAACGGTGGACCAGCGACATCGAAGATTTCTAcggtttgaccggaaacgagcgg ATCGAGATCGCCACCAGCCACCACGAATACTTCAAGCTGTTGATCGAGCTGATCAAGACGAAAGAGACCATCGTCGAGCTCATCATAGGCTGGATGGCCGTCCAGTTCACCGCGCGGTTCGCCAACCGGCAGCTCATCGCCAACCACTACAACACTCTGGAGGGCGCCGAGGAGTTCCACCGGAAGGGCTGCTTCGCCTTCGCCAGCTACCTCATGGGGGCCGCCCTGTTCCTGCCGTTCCTGGAGCGCGTCTACACCGAACCGGTGCGCACGGACGCGAGGCGCATTGCGAGGGAGGTGCGTCGCGTCGTGTACCAGAGGCTCGAACGCGCCACCTACCCGTGGGCCGAACTCGACGTGGCCTTCAAGTACATGGAGATAGCCCGAATGGACGACATCGAGGCGAG GTTCTCACAATACCCGGATATGGAGGCCAGCTTTGTAAAGAATCTGCGTGACGCGATTAAGGCCTACCGTCGGGCGGACATGAAAGCCATCGGCGGGATGCTCCAGCCATGGGTGCTTGAAAGCCACTTTTACCACCCGAATATTAGGCGCGACCGCTTCGACTACGCCCTCAAGCCGTCCATTTTGATGACGCCTATGTACCACATGACCGCGCCTACGGCGGTGCGCTTGGGCACCTTCGGCGTTGAAGTGGCGAAGGCAACGGTCGTGTCCTACATGGAGCTTCGATTCCAAGGCCATGGGACCGATCCCCTGGACCGCTTCCAATTATGTTTCTTCGGCATGGAGGATAAGCAG CGGAAAGGGGAGCCCACCCCCCAATGGATTAGTCTTATGGAGACCAACGTGGTAGATAGCGTTGCCCTGGACGTCGCGCTCATGGTTCTCAAGCTCGTACCGTCCTTCGACGAGGAACGGCTGCAGGACGTGCCGCTCACGGGCCACCAGCTCTTCTACGTCGTCCACTGTTACACGCTCTGCGCCGAAGAGAATGGAACGGCATTGTGCAACGGCCCCCTCAAGCACAAGGAGGACTTCGCGAACGTCTTCTCTTGCCCGCCGTACAGCAACATGCGATCGGAGGAGTGCCCAGGCTTTTGA